A window of the Natronomonas salina genome harbors these coding sequences:
- a CDS encoding phosphoglucomutase/phosphomannomutase family protein: protein MDIEFGTDGWRTTVDEFTTPRIRAVGQAVADYLQETTTGGGPEFGEGDLAVAVGYDPREGSREAAEELARVLCANGVDAHLPERDTPTPVVAWTVTDRNLDGALQVTASHNPPAYNGIKFVPGDGAPALPEVTDRLAENLREPEPLDEAEWGSVEESDFLEPYFEHALEFAADATGRDAPGEGVDLSGVTVAHDAMHGSGRGVTDELLSRAGADVVRLRGERDPEFGGESPEPGADHLGELMDRVEGGDADLGVANDGDSDRIGVVTPDRGYVSPNWLFAALYDYLLESEAPRASDSASGERSEPRAGDAIRTVSTTFLIDHVAEAHGQAVHETPVGFKWVGKAMADHDALVGGEESGGFGVRGHLRNKDGVMVALLVAAAHAEEPLDDRLDRIRDEHGDIVQDRVSVDCPDDRKAAVVDTLEDEIPDRVAGTEVDRVGTADGFKLLLADGSWLLVRPSGTEPKLRVYAEAGDRDRVEELLAAGRDIVEPLI, encoded by the coding sequence ATGGACATCGAGTTCGGCACCGACGGCTGGCGGACGACCGTCGACGAGTTCACGACGCCGCGGATCCGCGCCGTGGGCCAGGCCGTCGCGGACTATCTGCAGGAGACGACCACCGGCGGGGGCCCGGAGTTCGGGGAGGGGGATCTCGCCGTCGCGGTCGGCTACGACCCCCGGGAGGGCTCCCGGGAGGCCGCCGAGGAGCTCGCGCGGGTGCTCTGTGCCAACGGCGTCGACGCCCACCTCCCCGAGCGCGACACGCCGACGCCGGTGGTCGCGTGGACGGTCACCGACCGCAACCTCGACGGCGCCCTCCAGGTGACCGCGAGCCACAACCCGCCGGCGTACAACGGCATCAAGTTCGTCCCCGGCGACGGCGCGCCGGCCCTCCCCGAGGTGACCGACCGGCTGGCCGAGAACCTCCGGGAGCCGGAGCCGCTCGACGAGGCGGAGTGGGGCAGCGTCGAGGAGTCGGACTTCCTGGAGCCGTACTTCGAGCACGCCCTCGAGTTCGCCGCCGACGCGACGGGACGGGACGCACCCGGCGAGGGCGTCGACCTCTCGGGCGTGACGGTCGCCCACGACGCGATGCACGGCAGCGGCCGCGGCGTCACCGACGAACTGCTCTCGCGGGCCGGCGCCGACGTCGTTCGGCTCCGCGGGGAGCGGGACCCCGAGTTCGGCGGCGAGTCCCCGGAGCCGGGCGCCGACCACCTCGGCGAACTGATGGACCGGGTCGAGGGCGGCGACGCCGACCTCGGCGTGGCCAACGACGGCGACTCCGACCGCATCGGCGTCGTCACGCCCGACCGCGGCTACGTCTCGCCGAACTGGCTGTTCGCCGCGCTGTACGACTACTTGCTGGAGAGCGAGGCGCCACGCGCCTCGGACTCCGCGAGCGGTGAGCGAAGCGAACCGCGAGCGGGCGACGCCATCAGGACCGTCTCGACGACGTTCCTCATCGACCACGTCGCCGAGGCCCACGGCCAGGCTGTCCACGAGACCCCGGTCGGGTTCAAGTGGGTCGGGAAGGCGATGGCCGACCACGACGCCCTCGTCGGCGGCGAGGAGTCCGGCGGCTTCGGCGTCCGCGGTCACCTCCGCAACAAGGACGGCGTGATGGTCGCGCTGCTGGTGGCGGCCGCCCACGCCGAGGAGCCGCTGGACGACCGCCTCGACCGCATCCGCGACGAGCACGGCGACATCGTCCAGGACCGCGTCAGCGTCGACTGCCCCGACGACCGGAAGGCCGCCGTCGTCGACACCCTCGAAGACGAGATCCCCGACCGCGTCGCCGGCACCGAGGTCGACCGCGTCGGCACCGCCGACGGCTTCAAGCTCCTGCTCGCCGACGGCTCGTGGCTCCTCGTCCGACCCAGCGGGACCGAGCCGAAGCTCCGCGTCTACGCCGAGGCCGGCGACCGCGACCGGGTCGAGGAACTGCTGGCCGCCGGCCGGGACATCGTCGAGCCGCTCATCTGA
- a CDS encoding TATA-box-binding protein, with product MQDPKETINIENVVASTGIGQELDLQSVAMDLEGADYDPEQFPGLVYRTQDPKSAALIFRSGKIVCTGAKSTDDVHESLRIVFDKLRDLEIQVDEDPEIVVQNIVTSADLGRNLNLNAIAIGLGLENIEYEPEQFPGLVYRLDDPDVVALLFGSGKLVITGGKKPEDAEEAVDKIVSRLEELGLLDG from the coding sequence ATGCAGGACCCCAAGGAGACTATCAATATCGAGAACGTCGTCGCCTCGACGGGGATCGGGCAGGAACTCGACCTCCAGAGCGTCGCGATGGACCTCGAGGGCGCCGACTACGACCCCGAGCAGTTCCCGGGGCTCGTCTACCGGACGCAGGACCCGAAGTCTGCCGCGCTCATCTTCCGTTCCGGCAAGATCGTCTGCACCGGCGCGAAGTCCACCGACGACGTCCACGAGTCGCTGCGGATCGTCTTCGACAAGCTCCGCGACCTGGAGATCCAGGTCGACGAGGACCCCGAGATCGTCGTCCAGAACATCGTCACGAGCGCCGACCTCGGACGCAACCTCAATCTCAACGCGATCGCCATCGGCCTCGGGCTGGAGAACATCGAGTACGAGCCCGAGCAGTTCCCCGGGCTGGTCTACCGGCTGGACGACCCCGACGTCGTCGCGCTGCTGTTCGGCTCCGGGAAGCTCGTCATCACCGGCGGCAAGAAGCCCGAGGACGCCGAGGAGGCCGTCGACAAGATCGTCTCCCGCCTCGAGGAGCTCGGCCTGCTCGACGGGTAA
- a CDS encoding protein-tyrosine phosphatase family protein: MTNFAPVAPGADVYGVCRPGHLGGGVDEWAATLLDADVERVVCLLSNTEAIRWGLPDAYADRFETVHAPIRDRHLPSEAALSAALEAVGSATDAGRRVALHCNAGLGRTGVVAAAWLVREEGYDPETAVTTVEEAGRAPREAVRCGNATEAALLELLAD; the protein is encoded by the coding sequence GTGACCAACTTCGCGCCGGTGGCGCCCGGCGCGGACGTCTACGGCGTCTGCCGTCCCGGCCACCTCGGCGGCGGCGTCGACGAGTGGGCCGCGACGCTCCTGGACGCCGACGTCGAGCGGGTCGTCTGTCTGCTCTCGAACACCGAGGCCATCCGCTGGGGGCTGCCCGACGCCTACGCCGACCGATTCGAGACCGTCCACGCGCCGATACGGGACCGACACCTGCCGAGCGAGGCGGCGCTCTCGGCGGCGCTGGAGGCGGTCGGGTCGGCGACCGACGCCGGCCGCCGGGTCGCGCTGCACTGCAACGCCGGGCTGGGGCGAACCGGCGTCGTCGCCGCGGCGTGGCTCGTCCGGGAGGAGGGGTACGACCCCGAGACCGCTGTCACGACCGTCGAGGAGGCGGGCCGGGCGCCGCGGGAGGCCGTCCGGTGCGGCAACGCGACGGAGGCGGCGTTGCTGGAGTTGCTCGCCGATTAG
- a CDS encoding methyltransferase domain-containing protein codes for MYLLELAGDDDAFAVREAASRCSDVELLAPGLATARGVRRPETLAYTRRVCRLVGTCDPAVEDAVTLLKAADFEAVRGSVAVRARDVRGRTGVDTQAAEGRLGSVLVDRGLAVDLEDPDHTLVALFSETAALGWLAAESRRDFGTRQPTDKPFFQPGSMDPMDARALANVAGAGPDARLLDPMCGTGGILVEAGLAGAEVVGVDAQRKMVEGARENLGHYLEDGFDVARGDATRLPFADRSFDAAVFDAPYGRQSKIEGVSLEDLVGDALSEVRRVAGRAVLVGDRPWNDAAAAAGWDVESRFDRRVHRSLTRYVHVLE; via the coding sequence GTGTACCTGCTGGAACTCGCCGGCGACGACGACGCCTTCGCGGTCCGGGAGGCCGCCAGCCGCTGCTCCGACGTCGAGTTGCTGGCCCCCGGGCTGGCGACTGCCCGCGGGGTGCGTCGCCCCGAGACGCTGGCCTACACCCGGCGGGTCTGCCGGCTGGTCGGCACCTGCGACCCCGCGGTCGAGGACGCCGTGACCCTGCTGAAAGCGGCCGACTTCGAGGCGGTCCGGGGCTCCGTCGCCGTCCGCGCTCGCGACGTGCGCGGGCGCACGGGCGTCGATACCCAGGCCGCCGAGGGCCGGCTGGGCTCGGTCCTGGTCGACCGCGGGCTGGCGGTCGACCTCGAGGACCCCGACCACACCCTCGTCGCGCTGTTCTCCGAGACCGCCGCCCTCGGGTGGCTCGCCGCCGAGAGCCGGCGGGACTTCGGCACCCGCCAGCCGACCGACAAGCCGTTCTTCCAGCCCGGCAGCATGGACCCGATGGACGCCCGCGCCCTCGCCAACGTCGCCGGCGCCGGCCCCGACGCCCGGCTGCTCGACCCCATGTGCGGGACCGGCGGCATCCTCGTCGAGGCCGGGCTGGCCGGCGCGGAGGTCGTCGGCGTCGACGCCCAGCGGAAGATGGTCGAGGGCGCCCGGGAGAACCTCGGCCACTATCTCGAGGACGGGTTCGACGTCGCCCGCGGCGACGCCACCCGGCTGCCCTTCGCCGACAGGAGTTTCGATGCCGCCGTCTTCGACGCGCCCTACGGCCGGCAGTCGAAGATCGAGGGCGTCTCCCTGGAGGACCTCGTCGGCGACGCCCTCTCGGAGGTCCGCCGGGTCGCCGGCCGGGCCGTCCTCGTCGGCGACCGCCCCTGGAACGACGCCGCCGCGGCCGCGGGCTGGGACGTCGAGTCGCGGTTCGACCGCCGCGTCCACCGGTCGCTGACGCGGTACGTCCACGTACTGGAGTGA
- a CDS encoding AAA family ATPase: MDAPLWTEEHAPDLSELPQAEVRDHLERAVEEPMNLVVFGPRGAGKTAAVRALAEATHDDPDNDFVVINVADFFGRTKKEIKNDPRFAHFLQGRSRLSKRDMISHVLKEQAAYQPVSGDFRTILLDNAEAIREDFQQALRRVMEQHYEATQFVIATRQPSKLIPPIESRCFPVPVRAPTHEETVEVLERIVEREGAEYDADGIEYVAGYGDGDLRKAIMGAQTAYEDEGEVTMQAAYDALGDVGMRDRLDDVLDDAEAGEFEDARKGLDDLLFSEGFEGDEVLRELLAAARGRYDGDELARVHALAGEIDLEMSEGNSDRVHLGRLLAELGR; the protein is encoded by the coding sequence ATGGACGCGCCGCTGTGGACGGAGGAGCACGCCCCGGACCTCTCCGAACTCCCCCAGGCCGAGGTCCGCGACCACCTGGAGCGGGCCGTCGAGGAGCCGATGAACCTCGTCGTCTTCGGCCCCCGCGGCGCCGGGAAGACGGCCGCGGTCCGCGCGCTCGCGGAGGCGACCCACGACGACCCCGACAACGACTTCGTCGTGATCAACGTCGCGGACTTCTTCGGCCGGACGAAGAAGGAGATCAAGAACGACCCGCGGTTCGCCCACTTCCTGCAGGGCCGCTCGCGGCTCTCGAAGCGGGACATGATCAGCCACGTCCTGAAGGAGCAGGCCGCCTACCAGCCGGTCTCGGGGGACTTCCGGACGATCCTGCTGGACAACGCCGAGGCCATCCGCGAGGACTTCCAGCAGGCGCTGCGCCGGGTGATGGAGCAGCACTACGAGGCGACGCAGTTCGTCATCGCGACGCGGCAGCCCTCCAAGCTCATCCCGCCGATCGAGTCGCGGTGCTTCCCCGTCCCGGTGCGGGCGCCGACCCACGAGGAGACCGTCGAGGTGCTGGAGCGCATCGTCGAGCGCGAGGGCGCGGAGTACGACGCCGACGGCATCGAGTACGTCGCGGGCTACGGCGACGGCGACCTCCGGAAGGCGATCATGGGCGCCCAGACGGCCTACGAGGACGAGGGCGAGGTGACGATGCAGGCCGCCTACGACGCGCTGGGCGACGTGGGGATGCGCGACCGGCTGGACGACGTCCTCGACGACGCCGAGGCCGGCGAGTTCGAGGACGCCCGCAAGGGCCTGGACGACCTGCTGTTCAGCGAGGGGTTCGAGGGCGACGAGGTCCTCCGGGAGCTGCTCGCCGCGGCCCGCGGCCGCTACGACGGCGACGAGCTCGCGCGGGTCCACGCCCTCGCCGGCGAGATCGACCTGGAGATGTCGGAGGGGAACTCCGACCGGGTCCACCTCGGCCGGCTGCTCGCGGAGCTCGGCCGGTGA